In Reichenbachiella agarivorans, one genomic interval encodes:
- a CDS encoding sulfatase-like hydrolase/transferase: MKGKSIILSISLLVACHSMLAVANGDKHASQQKEPNVLVIYTDDHRYSGVHALGGMAVQTPHMDQLAHEGVVFDRAYLMGAFSGATCVPSRAMLLTGRQLFTLQGQGHEIPESHTTMGQTFGEAGYETYMVGKWHQDNASLARSFDGGATVMGRGVYLTDHFRMPLWDWQPDGNYTRDNAYLLTYDEAGQEIRRPLTKDDKKCPTGTEADGPHTSEIFAREAVKYIASRRSRKPWMMYLAFHAPHDPRQAPKAYRDMYPPETVALTPSYMPQHPFDNGHIFLRDEALAPWPRTETIARQQLADYYAIITHLDTQIGRVIQALKESGQYNNTLIVLAGDSGLGVGNHGLLGKQNIYDEDGVHIPLIFSGGAISQKGKRTDALCYTHDIFPTICDLVGIDQPASANGQSMAPVIAGDTAQIRDYTYHAYRQHQRAYREGDYKLIEYVRAPDETKKEGVFEAGSRVTQLFNVVQDPWEMQDLSPFPEHRERVAVMRKRLKEKAIELGDSKESVSTQFDYWDYYE, from the coding sequence ATGAAGGGAAAAAGTATCATACTGTCTATTAGCTTATTGGTGGCGTGTCATTCGATGTTGGCGGTGGCCAATGGAGACAAGCACGCAAGCCAACAGAAAGAGCCCAATGTACTGGTCATCTACACCGATGACCACCGCTACTCTGGCGTGCATGCGCTGGGAGGTATGGCGGTGCAGACGCCACACATGGATCAGCTGGCTCACGAAGGGGTGGTTTTTGATCGGGCCTACCTGATGGGTGCATTCAGCGGGGCGACTTGTGTACCGAGTCGCGCTATGTTGCTTACCGGCCGACAGCTTTTTACCCTTCAGGGACAAGGACATGAGATCCCTGAGTCGCACACGACCATGGGGCAGACCTTTGGAGAGGCTGGATATGAGACCTACATGGTCGGCAAGTGGCACCAGGACAATGCCTCGTTGGCGCGTTCGTTCGATGGGGGTGCTACCGTGATGGGGCGTGGTGTCTACCTGACCGATCACTTTCGCATGCCGTTATGGGACTGGCAGCCCGACGGCAACTACACGCGCGATAATGCCTACCTGCTCACTTATGATGAAGCAGGTCAGGAGATTCGCCGACCCCTCACCAAAGACGACAAAAAGTGTCCCACTGGGACAGAAGCCGACGGTCCACATACTTCAGAGATATTTGCCCGTGAGGCGGTCAAGTATATAGCAAGCCGCCGCTCGCGCAAGCCCTGGATGATGTACCTGGCCTTTCATGCGCCGCATGATCCCCGCCAGGCGCCTAAGGCGTACCGTGACATGTACCCTCCAGAGACGGTGGCCTTGACGCCTTCGTACATGCCGCAGCACCCTTTCGACAATGGGCATATTTTTCTCCGCGACGAAGCCTTGGCACCCTGGCCGAGGACCGAGACGATCGCCCGCCAGCAGTTGGCGGACTACTACGCCATCATCACGCACCTCGATACACAGATTGGCCGAGTGATCCAGGCACTCAAGGAGAGTGGTCAGTATAACAATACGCTCATCGTACTGGCAGGCGATAGTGGGCTGGGCGTAGGCAACCACGGTCTGCTGGGCAAACAAAATATTTACGACGAAGATGGGGTGCATATCCCGCTGATCTTCTCAGGTGGAGCGATATCGCAAAAAGGAAAGCGTACCGATGCGCTGTGCTATACACACGATATCTTCCCCACGATCTGCGATCTGGTGGGGATCGACCAGCCGGCTTCTGCCAATGGGCAAAGCATGGCGCCAGTGATCGCTGGCGATACAGCACAAATACGGGACTATACCTATCACGCGTACCGTCAGCATCAGCGCGCTTATCGCGAGGGAGACTACAAGCTGATCGAATACGTGCGAGCACCAGACGAGACGAAAAAGGAGGGTGTTTTCGAAGCGGGATCGCGTGTCACGCAGCTCTTCAATGTTGTGCAGGATCCCTGGGAGATGCAGGATTTGTCACCTTTCCCCGAGCATCGCGAGCGGGTAGCTGTGATGAGAAAGCGACTAAAAGAAAAAGCCATCGAACTGGGAGATAGCAAAGAAAGCGTCTCAACGCAGTTCGACTATTGGGACTATTATGAGTGA
- a CDS encoding glycoside hydrolase family 28 protein: MRKLYSIHLLLATLWLYSCQSSSVYPVQDFGAQGDGKTLNTQAIQAAIDACHDAGGGEVLIADGIYVSGTLLLKSHVTLKVAKGATLIGSPDPRDYQSIDAFTDATGQVRGKCLIGALEVENVKITGQGTIDGQGKAFHHGPVKTLLANQGLSEQQVKELLGNRPFLLRFVRSAGIELRDIHLRQPAAWTCHFFQSSEILVDGIDIYSHAHQNNDGIDLDSSHDAIIRKSNIDAGDDAICFKTTSPEPTYNMTVRDCRLKSDWGAIKFGTESMGDMHHIYISQCLIDNTKGGGIKILSVDGANIHHIRIDSIEMTATEMPIFVRLGERRHTYRDASQQSVGSIDSVTISNVNATTRSLDSSRVNPPSGIFLTGTQDHKIGHVTLENIKIQLPGGGAEEHAAFILEEMPEHYPEFSFFGVLPAYGMYARHIENLTLTGFEFVVEEGDQRPPIRTQEVDQHEFISQASK, translated from the coding sequence ATGAGAAAATTGTATAGCATACATCTTTTGCTAGCGACCCTGTGGCTGTATAGCTGTCAGTCATCCAGCGTTTACCCTGTACAGGACTTTGGAGCCCAAGGCGACGGCAAGACCCTCAACACGCAGGCCATCCAGGCGGCCATCGATGCCTGCCACGACGCGGGCGGAGGCGAAGTGCTCATCGCTGATGGTATTTACGTGTCTGGCACGCTCTTGCTCAAGAGCCATGTGACACTCAAGGTAGCCAAAGGAGCCACCCTGATCGGTAGCCCTGATCCCAGAGATTACCAAAGCATTGATGCCTTTACCGATGCGACAGGTCAGGTGCGGGGCAAGTGCCTCATTGGTGCACTGGAGGTGGAAAATGTGAAGATCACAGGACAGGGGACGATAGATGGGCAAGGCAAGGCGTTTCATCACGGACCAGTCAAAACACTGCTGGCCAATCAGGGCTTGAGCGAGCAGCAAGTCAAGGAGCTGTTAGGCAATCGGCCTTTTTTGCTGCGCTTCGTTCGATCTGCTGGGATCGAACTCAGGGACATTCATCTCCGACAGCCCGCCGCATGGACATGCCACTTTTTTCAGTCCTCTGAAATCCTAGTCGATGGCATAGACATCTACAGCCACGCCCATCAAAACAACGACGGCATAGACCTGGACTCCAGCCACGACGCGATCATCCGCAAGAGCAACATCGATGCGGGTGACGATGCGATCTGCTTCAAGACGACCAGCCCTGAGCCGACCTACAACATGACTGTGCGAGACTGCCGCCTCAAAAGTGACTGGGGTGCGATCAAGTTTGGTACAGAGTCTATGGGCGACATGCATCATATCTACATCAGCCAATGCCTGATTGACAACACCAAAGGCGGCGGCATCAAGATACTCAGCGTAGACGGTGCCAACATTCACCATATCCGTATCGATAGCATCGAGATGACGGCTACCGAGATGCCCATATTCGTTCGCTTGGGCGAAAGGCGACACACCTATCGGGATGCGTCTCAGCAGTCGGTGGGCAGTATCGACTCTGTCACGATTAGCAATGTCAATGCGACGACCCGCAGTTTAGATTCGTCACGCGTCAATCCGCCAAGTGGGATTTTCCTCACGGGTACGCAAGATCACAAAATCGGTCATGTCACACTGGAGAATATCAAAATACAGTTGCCAGGGGGTGGTGCCGAGGAGCATGCTGCGTTCATACTGGAAGAGATGCCGGAGCACTACCCAGAGTTTAGCTTCTTCGGCGTACTGCCGGCCTATGGCATGTACGCTAGACATATAGAAAACCTGACCCTGACCGGATTTGAGTTTGTCGTCGAAGAAGGAGACCAACGGCCACCGATCAGAACGCAGGAGGTAGATCAACATGAATTTATATCACAAGCATCGAAATAG
- a CDS encoding glycoside hydrolase family 28 protein, with protein MAKDYQVEDYGALADGSTKDTQAVQAAIDACTAAGGGRVIIPGGKTVVIGTIYLKDQVTLYLENGSVLQGSPDIADYSVDTHKNMYKNEPHMDRCLIFAREAQSFAIEGHGTIDGNGHTRYFTKETGRPMLLRFIDCSGIRLRDVSLINPAAWTSAWLYCDDIVVDGIRIHSRSNHNGDGLDFDGCTDVRVSNSSFDTSDDSICLQASRQDKPCQNVVVTNCTFTSKWAGMRIGLLSRGDFESVTVSNCTFRDIQDSGLKIQLNEGGEMKNMVFSNLVMKNVPRPVFMTFAQQRACVDAPEEMYPMKAMHGFLFDNIIADNRELDKNSAFFITGMPDHPIANISISNVLFTVSGGGSQADADRENLPEYTLDVLDGWWPEFHLVGTLPAYGMYLRHVDGVKIDNFEVISTSEDQRPPVVLEDVEHVLLGTILSNYSLVKPKAVERRK; from the coding sequence ATGGCCAAAGATTACCAAGTCGAAGACTATGGTGCATTAGCCGATGGCAGCACCAAAGATACCCAGGCAGTGCAGGCGGCGATAGACGCTTGCACGGCAGCTGGTGGCGGACGAGTGATCATACCTGGAGGCAAAACGGTGGTGATTGGCACCATTTACCTCAAAGACCAAGTGACCTTGTATTTGGAAAATGGGTCCGTGCTTCAGGGCAGCCCTGATATAGCTGACTACAGCGTCGATACGCACAAAAATATGTACAAAAATGAGCCGCACATGGACCGCTGCCTCATTTTTGCCAGAGAGGCGCAGTCTTTTGCCATCGAGGGACACGGCACCATCGATGGCAATGGACACACGCGCTACTTCACCAAGGAGACAGGCCGTCCGATGCTGCTGCGTTTCATCGACTGTAGTGGCATCCGCTTGAGAGATGTCAGTCTGATCAATCCAGCCGCTTGGACATCTGCCTGGCTCTACTGCGATGATATTGTAGTGGATGGCATTCGTATCCACAGCCGCAGCAACCACAACGGTGACGGGCTCGACTTTGATGGCTGCACGGACGTGCGCGTGTCCAACAGCAGCTTCGACACCAGCGATGATTCGATTTGCCTGCAAGCTTCTCGTCAGGACAAGCCTTGCCAAAATGTGGTAGTGACCAATTGTACTTTTACCTCCAAGTGGGCGGGCATGCGCATTGGACTCTTGTCGCGGGGCGATTTTGAGTCGGTTACCGTCAGCAATTGCACCTTCCGGGACATTCAGGACTCAGGATTGAAAATCCAGCTAAACGAAGGCGGCGAGATGAAAAACATGGTTTTCTCCAATTTGGTGATGAAAAATGTACCGCGTCCGGTGTTCATGACTTTTGCGCAGCAGCGTGCTTGTGTGGACGCCCCTGAGGAGATGTACCCGATGAAGGCCATGCATGGTTTCCTGTTCGACAATATCATCGCCGACAACCGGGAGCTGGACAAAAACTCCGCCTTCTTTATCACCGGTATGCCAGATCATCCGATTGCCAATATTTCGATCAGCAATGTACTATTTACTGTGTCAGGAGGCGGGAGTCAAGCGGATGCGGATAGAGAAAACCTCCCCGAATACACGCTGGATGTACTCGATGGCTGGTGGCCGGAGTTTCATCTCGTGGGCACCTTGCCCGCCTACGGTATGTACTTACGGCATGTCGATGGCGTGAAGATCGACAACTTCGAGGTGATCTCCACCAGCGAAGACCAGCGACCACCTGTCGTACTGGAGGATGTAGAGCATGTGCTGCTCGGCACAATCTTGTCCAACTACTCACTGGTCAAACCTAAAGCAGTAGAAAGAAGAAAATGA
- a CDS encoding T9SS type A sorting domain-containing protein, translating to MMKYLLTTVWFVTTFVLQAKDYHVSKSGDDSQLGTEEAPFLTIAKAAQMMNSGDRCVIHAGVYTETLKPTQDNLIFEAAADENVTISGFDAIDSWQLYKDNIYVTDLPMTLDDQNLVYYDGQGMILARWPNKTDFDHFNLEAPWVTGNNTSVYYDNIPDQDWDQGGHIWFLGKSRWTSWRTLITDYSTSHVAYETLPTSWSFGGSHNPAQGGELILMNTLAALDAPGEWYVDNTNNKAYFMAPDKTSLVDDTVYVRQRITGINLDNRQNITIDGIKVLGANVTLNGAKNCTLKNGEILWGNYSTGTLGSEGQRSFRVNIASVELSNQSTGNLIEHMNIQWGACSGIMLRGTDNTVTNCYIGNFDFIASYDAPIRLEGKNTVTYNEFFNTGRDLMNGGGMGAEVAYNNFHHSNLLNDDCGAIYLCCANYGNTRIHHNWIHDSESRNENYESYKAAGVYLDNTTKDVIVDHNVFWNLEWTGIQINWAGTNLLLYNNTLWAKNSVNSNAMGRWVNGYGLDNVQLFNNISNDAELTKDTLYNTSKGTNLLFQRNARPFQDIDKQDFTPLQSSGAINTGTMLLGYTDGFVGVKPDIGAYEVGAEYWVPGPDWEVDQSTEAIDCNGDAGGEAYFDRCGTCVGGNTGLDAETGLCSGEVLKVNDESKGILLYPNPSEGQFFFNQNCRGMACRLYSLTGQPVYTATIATNNALDVSFLPHGMYVLEVKNHGKNVMTTRIMIHKAI from the coding sequence ATGATGAAATATTTACTTACTACAGTATGGTTTGTGACCACATTTGTGCTGCAAGCCAAGGATTATCATGTCTCAAAATCCGGTGATGATAGCCAACTGGGCACCGAAGAGGCTCCCTTTCTCACAATAGCCAAAGCTGCACAGATGATGAATAGCGGCGATCGATGTGTCATCCACGCGGGTGTCTATACCGAGACTTTGAAGCCTACTCAAGACAACCTAATTTTTGAAGCTGCTGCGGATGAAAATGTGACCATCTCTGGTTTTGATGCGATTGATAGTTGGCAATTGTACAAAGACAATATCTATGTCACCGACCTGCCCATGACCTTGGATGATCAAAACCTCGTCTACTACGATGGGCAAGGTATGATCCTCGCACGCTGGCCCAATAAAACAGATTTTGACCATTTCAACTTGGAGGCACCATGGGTCACGGGCAACAATACCAGTGTGTACTATGACAACATCCCCGATCAAGACTGGGATCAGGGTGGTCATATTTGGTTTCTCGGCAAAAGCCGCTGGACCTCCTGGCGTACACTGATTACCGACTACTCTACCAGCCACGTGGCTTATGAAACCTTGCCTACATCTTGGAGTTTTGGCGGTAGCCACAATCCTGCGCAGGGAGGAGAGTTGATCTTGATGAATACACTGGCGGCACTGGATGCGCCAGGTGAGTGGTATGTGGACAATACCAATAACAAGGCCTACTTCATGGCACCTGACAAGACCAGTCTGGTAGACGATACGGTCTACGTGAGACAGCGCATCACAGGAATCAATCTGGACAATAGACAAAATATCACCATCGATGGCATCAAGGTGCTGGGAGCCAATGTCACCCTCAATGGAGCGAAGAATTGCACCCTGAAAAATGGCGAAATCCTCTGGGGTAATTACAGCACTGGTACCTTGGGTAGTGAAGGCCAGCGTTCATTTAGAGTCAATATCGCTTCCGTGGAGTTGAGTAATCAGTCTACGGGCAACCTTATCGAGCACATGAATATCCAGTGGGGTGCTTGCTCTGGTATCATGCTGCGTGGCACGGACAATACGGTTACCAACTGCTACATCGGTAATTTCGATTTTATAGCCAGTTACGATGCGCCGATCAGGCTCGAAGGAAAGAATACGGTCACCTACAACGAATTTTTTAATACGGGCAGAGACTTGATGAATGGCGGAGGCATGGGAGCTGAGGTTGCTTACAATAACTTTCACCACTCCAACCTGCTCAACGATGATTGCGGTGCGATCTACCTCTGTTGTGCCAACTATGGCAATACCCGCATCCACCACAACTGGATCCACGATTCAGAAAGCCGCAACGAAAACTATGAAAGTTACAAAGCCGCAGGCGTGTATCTAGACAACACCACCAAGGATGTGATTGTCGACCACAATGTCTTTTGGAATCTAGAGTGGACAGGTATACAGATCAATTGGGCAGGTACCAATCTGCTATTGTACAACAATACCCTCTGGGCAAAAAACAGTGTCAATAGCAATGCCATGGGACGTTGGGTCAATGGTTATGGTCTTGACAATGTGCAGTTGTTCAACAACATATCCAACGATGCAGAACTGACCAAAGACACTTTATACAATACATCGAAAGGCACCAATCTGCTTTTTCAGCGTAATGCACGACCGTTTCAGGACATCGATAAACAGGATTTTACGCCGTTGCAGTCCAGTGGAGCGATCAATACGGGTACCATGCTGTTAGGGTATACCGATGGTTTTGTGGGAGTTAAGCCTGATATAGGAGCCTACGAGGTAGGTGCGGAGTATTGGGTACCTGGTCCAGATTGGGAGGTAGATCAATCGACAGAGGCGATTGACTGCAACGGTGATGCAGGGGGTGAAGCCTATTTCGATAGATGTGGTACATGTGTAGGAGGAAATACGGGACTGGATGCAGAAACGGGATTATGCTCTGGCGAAGTGCTGAAAGTAAACGATGAAAGCAAAGGAATACTCCTGTACCCCAATCCGTCCGAGGGTCAATTTTTCTTCAATCAAAACTGTCGAGGAATGGCTTGCAGGCTCTATTCGCTGACAGGACAGCCAGTATATACGGCCACCATAGCCACCAACAACGCCTTAGATGTTTCCTTTCTTCCTCATGGCATGTATGTGCTCGAAGTGAAAAACCACGGCAAGAATGTAATGACCACTCGAATCATGATCCATAAAGCCATATGA
- a CDS encoding sulfatase family protein: MIKRSISLGCVLILLVPILALARESKKRKDRPNVLIIVSDDQGWGDVGFNGGTDIPTPNLDALAADGVSFEAGYASHPYCSPSRAGLLSGRYQQHFGHECNIPYTTAGPEDGLPLDELLLSELLQQKGYRTCAVGKWHLGDDEKFWPSHRGFDDWYGFFGGGSDYWGALNGKDPVHGVLRDGTPVARDSITYLTDDFSREAISYIDRYAESDDPFFMYLAYNAPHAPIQATQEYIDQVAHIEEGARAAYAAMVVGMDQGIGRVIDKLKETGEYDNTLIVFYSDNGAHTHGASSAPYRGHKGMLFEGGIRVPFLISWPKGIEGGQRYEAPIFALDVFPTVLAAAHLQAPKSKSLDGVDLLPYLNGVENEEPHEVLFWRYSGGAGYAVRKDNYKLVMSAYKEKTFLFDLESDPYEHNDLSAEQPEKVQELLAAYMEWNRENVVPKWDDPHASNVSKEETKRQEVLDRASAGEKR, encoded by the coding sequence ATGATTAAGCGGTCAATAAGTTTGGGATGTGTGTTGATCCTGTTGGTTCCGATTTTGGCTCTTGCCAGAGAATCGAAAAAACGGAAAGATCGACCCAACGTCCTGATCATCGTAAGTGACGATCAGGGCTGGGGTGATGTAGGATTCAATGGCGGTACGGATATCCCCACACCCAATCTCGACGCGCTGGCAGCCGATGGCGTGAGTTTCGAAGCGGGATACGCCTCGCATCCATATTGCAGTCCTAGTCGAGCAGGGTTGCTGTCGGGTCGCTATCAGCAGCATTTTGGGCACGAGTGCAACATCCCCTATACCACCGCCGGACCGGAGGATGGCTTGCCGCTCGATGAGCTGTTGCTCTCAGAGCTTTTGCAGCAAAAGGGCTATCGTACCTGTGCTGTGGGCAAGTGGCATCTGGGCGATGATGAGAAATTTTGGCCGTCGCATCGTGGGTTCGACGACTGGTACGGTTTCTTCGGCGGAGGCAGCGACTACTGGGGCGCTCTCAATGGTAAAGATCCTGTACACGGCGTACTGCGAGATGGTACGCCAGTTGCGCGAGATTCGATCACCTACCTCACCGATGATTTTAGCCGTGAGGCGATCAGCTACATCGACCGCTATGCTGAGTCCGACGACCCTTTCTTTATGTACCTGGCCTACAATGCACCACATGCGCCCATCCAGGCGACGCAGGAGTACATCGATCAGGTAGCGCATATCGAGGAAGGAGCACGAGCGGCCTATGCGGCCATGGTCGTGGGTATGGATCAGGGCATCGGCCGTGTGATAGACAAGCTAAAAGAAACGGGTGAGTATGACAATACGCTGATCGTATTCTACAGCGACAATGGGGCGCATACGCATGGCGCGAGCAGTGCACCCTATCGCGGACACAAAGGCATGTTGTTCGAAGGAGGTATTCGTGTACCCTTTTTAATCTCTTGGCCCAAAGGTATAGAAGGAGGACAACGATACGAAGCACCGATCTTCGCATTGGATGTGTTTCCTACTGTACTGGCTGCTGCGCATTTGCAAGCACCAAAATCCAAGTCTTTGGACGGTGTGGACTTGCTGCCTTACCTCAATGGAGTAGAAAATGAAGAGCCGCATGAGGTCCTCTTCTGGCGATATTCGGGAGGGGCAGGATATGCCGTGCGCAAGGATAATTACAAGCTAGTCATGTCGGCTTACAAAGAGAAAACTTTCTTATTTGACTTGGAGTCCGACCCTTATGAGCACAATGACCTGTCTGCTGAGCAGCCAGAAAAAGTACAGGAGCTGCTTGCGGCCTATATGGAATGGAATAGGGAAAACGTAGTGCCTAAGTGGGATGATCCCCATGCCTCCAATGTGAGTAAAGAAGAAACCAAAAGACAAGAAGTGCTGGATCGGGCCAGCGCAGGAGAAAAAAGATAA
- a CDS encoding sulfatase family protein: MNRYKLGSYCCLWLLAFLILSACGQEQKEAGRPNIIFIMSDDHTTQGVGVYGSRLAGLNPTPTLDKLASEGIVFDNCYVTNSICTPSRACIITGQYSQTNGVLDLEGHIDEDRQYLPKEMKKLGYQTAIIGKWHLEKEPAAFDFYQVLKSQGTYFDPLFRVQGDQPWPGNTVQTKGHSTDVITDVTLDWLKTKRDKNKPFFLMHHYKAPHDDFENAPRYDEYLADTFIPEPESLYERGNHGSVAVRGQNDSLTRIIGSSVSERNLIRTQANNIYPDSSINRKYGNSQDIPLDEYVAWEYDDESRKNASKVYQDYLKKYLRCVKGVDDNLARLFTYLEEEGLMDNTIIVYTGDQGFMLGEHDYIDKRWMYDESMRMPFIVRYPEAIQPGTRTDVMINNTDFAPTLIEMAGGNTPQYMQGRSFKTILETGEEPADWPQATYYRYWMHMAHRHQNPAHFGIRTKDKKLIFYYGRYWVDTDDPNAEWNKASWGNDFTRHTPVAWEFYDLEKDPKEMDNRYGDPAYAADIAELKNQLADLRQQLNETDENYPHIQKVIDEHWDD; this comes from the coding sequence ATGAATAGATACAAACTAGGAAGCTATTGTTGTTTGTGGCTTTTGGCCTTTTTGATTTTGTCTGCCTGTGGTCAGGAGCAAAAAGAGGCAGGGAGACCCAATATCATTTTTATCATGTCTGATGACCACACTACCCAAGGAGTGGGTGTGTATGGTAGTCGGTTGGCTGGACTCAATCCGACACCTACACTGGATAAGCTGGCGAGTGAAGGTATCGTGTTTGACAATTGCTACGTGACCAACTCCATCTGTACACCCAGTCGCGCCTGTATCATCACGGGTCAGTACAGCCAAACCAATGGCGTACTTGACTTGGAAGGACATATCGACGAAGACCGACAATATCTGCCCAAAGAGATGAAAAAACTGGGCTACCAAACGGCGATCATTGGCAAATGGCATCTCGAAAAGGAGCCTGCAGCCTTTGATTTTTACCAAGTGCTCAAGTCTCAGGGCACTTATTTCGACCCCTTGTTTCGGGTGCAAGGCGACCAGCCCTGGCCTGGCAATACTGTCCAAACCAAGGGACACTCTACGGACGTGATCACCGATGTGACCCTGGATTGGCTCAAGACCAAAAGGGATAAGAACAAGCCTTTCTTTCTCATGCATCACTACAAAGCCCCACACGATGATTTCGAAAATGCCCCGCGCTACGACGAGTACCTGGCAGATACCTTCATACCCGAGCCAGAGAGTCTGTATGAGAGGGGCAATCATGGTTCGGTAGCGGTCAGAGGCCAGAATGACTCCCTGACCCGCATCATCGGTTCATCGGTATCGGAGCGCAACCTGATCCGTACCCAAGCCAACAACATTTACCCAGACTCCTCGATCAATCGCAAGTATGGCAATTCGCAAGACATCCCACTAGATGAGTATGTAGCCTGGGAATACGACGATGAGTCACGCAAAAATGCCAGCAAAGTTTACCAAGACTACCTCAAAAAATACCTTCGCTGCGTCAAGGGTGTCGACGACAACCTCGCTCGGCTATTTACCTACCTTGAGGAAGAAGGATTGATGGACAATACCATCATCGTTTATACCGGAGATCAGGGTTTTATGCTCGGGGAGCACGACTATATCGACAAGCGATGGATGTACGACGAATCCATGCGCATGCCTTTCATCGTGCGATACCCTGAGGCTATCCAGCCGGGCACACGCACCGATGTGATGATCAACAATACGGATTTTGCGCCGACGCTGATCGAGATGGCAGGAGGCAACACGCCACAGTACATGCAGGGGCGTAGCTTCAAAACCATCCTGGAAACAGGCGAGGAGCCCGCAGACTGGCCACAAGCGACCTACTATCGCTACTGGATGCACATGGCGCACCGTCACCAAAATCCGGCTCACTTCGGCATCCGCACCAAGGACAAAAAGCTGATCTTCTACTACGGGCGCTATTGGGTCGATACCGATGACCCCAATGCCGAATGGAATAAAGCCAGCTGGGGCAATGACTTCACCCGTCATACGCCGGTGGCCTGGGAGTTTTACGATTTGGAAAAAGACCCCAAAGAGATGGATAATCGCTATGGTGATCCTGCGTATGCGGCAGACATTGCTGAGCTGAAAAACCAACTGGCTGATCTGCGTCAGCAACTCAACGAAACGGATGAAAACTATCCTCATATTCAAAAAGTGATCGATGAGCACTGGGATGATTAA